The Arcobacter lacus genome includes a region encoding these proteins:
- a CDS encoding urease accessory protein UreD — MSIKFSFKDEVFSLEKLQLPSRNYYFNDNENYIKLLNIGEGIFPKDKIRISLSLDNSNLILTTESATKIYPSKKEFGIQKIDIILENNSNLEFINDELILYKDSRYIQFFNLKSDENSTFFYTDILSRGRSFENFDFSNMLIKNSFFCEKSIEYMEKFDVKGYELKDYISRKSSSNFIFAKIYIKTKNNEEFLNRIYLEKFESFTYTKNKKIILGVISSNNMFELKNQIFNIWKLYRKELNKSKFNLGKQ; from the coding sequence ATGAGTATAAAGTTTAGTTTTAAAGATGAGGTTTTTTCTTTAGAAAAATTACAACTTCCTTCAAGAAATTATTATTTTAACGATAATGAAAACTATATAAAGTTATTAAATATAGGTGAAGGGATTTTTCCCAAAGATAAAATAAGAATATCTTTAAGCCTTGATAATTCAAACTTAATCCTTACAACTGAATCAGCCACAAAAATATATCCTAGCAAAAAAGAGTTTGGAATTCAAAAAATAGATATTATTTTAGAAAACAACTCAAATTTAGAGTTTATAAATGATGAGTTGATTTTGTACAAAGATTCACGTTATATTCAGTTTTTTAATCTAAAAAGCGATGAAAATTCAACTTTTTTTTATACAGATATTTTAAGTCGTGGAAGAAGTTTTGAGAATTTTGATTTTTCAAATATGCTTATAAAAAACTCATTTTTTTGTGAAAAAAGTATTGAGTATATGGAAAAATTTGATGTAAAAGGTTATGAACTAAAAGATTATATCAGTAGAAAAAGCAGTAGCAATTTTATTTTTGCAAAGATTTATATAAAAACAAAAAACAATGAAGAGTTTTTAAATAGGATTTATTTGGAAAAGTTTGAGAGTTTTACATACACTAAAAATAAAAAAATCATTCTTGGAGTAATCAGTTCAAATAATATGTTTGAGTTAAAAAATCAAATTTTTAATATTTGGAAACTTTATAGAAAAGAGTTAAATAAAAGTAAATTTAATTTAGGTAAACAGTAG
- a CDS encoding urease accessory protein UreE, whose translation MTFTVIKKVVEIKKDMPFSDEVELSWFDMQKPNLTAVTKKGVNLVVKAKFTHLHENDILVCEDGMGIKVSRSVDEIFVLEFSDALTFAKTAYEIGNRHQPVMIEEFKIIVLDDISLSDIIKDCYSNEKIKCEKTKGYFKPNGKAHHSH comes from the coding sequence GTGACATTTACTGTAATAAAAAAAGTAGTTGAAATTAAAAAAGATATGCCTTTTAGTGATGAGGTTGAGTTATCTTGGTTTGATATGCAAAAACCAAATTTAACAGCAGTTACTAAAAAAGGAGTAAATTTAGTAGTAAAAGCTAAGTTTACCCATCTTCATGAAAATGATATTTTAGTTTGTGAAGATGGAATGGGAATAAAAGTTAGTCGAAGTGTTGATGAGATTTTTGTTTTAGAGTTTAGTGATGCTTTAACTTTTGCAAAAACTGCTTATGAAATAGGAAACAGACATCAACCAGTTATGATTGAAGAGTTTAAAATCATAGTTTTAGATGATATCTCTTTAAGTGATATTATCAAAGATTGTTATTCAAATGAAAAAATAAAGTGTGAAAAAACAAAAGGTTATTTCAAACCAAATGGAAAAGCACACCATAGCCACTAA
- a CDS encoding urease subunit gamma, with amino-acid sequence MFLTNREQEKLLIYTASKLALERKNRGLKLNYPEAVAIISSYIIEGARDGKSVAQLMVDATKVLKEDDVLEGVASMMYMVQVEATFEDGTKLVTVHNPIPYDKNKLIPGEYLVDKGEIELNSSKDIITIEIENKGDRPVQVGSHYHFFEVNKELSFERAKAYGKRIDIPAGTSVRFEPGSKKSVNLIDFAGRRYMSGFNGLVEGFLDDETTKAKAMENLSKFLGE; translated from the coding sequence ATGTTTTTAACAAATCGTGAACAAGAAAAGTTATTGATTTATACAGCTTCAAAATTAGCCTTAGAGCGAAAAAACAGAGGTTTAAAACTAAACTATCCAGAAGCTGTGGCAATTATTAGTTCATATATTATTGAAGGTGCAAGAGATGGGAAAAGTGTTGCACAACTTATGGTTGATGCTACAAAAGTTTTAAAAGAGGATGATGTTTTAGAGGGTGTTGCATCAATGATGTATATGGTTCAAGTTGAGGCGACATTTGAAGATGGAACAAAGTTAGTTACAGTTCATAATCCAATTCCTTATGATAAAAACAAATTAATCCCTGGAGAATATCTTGTAGATAAAGGAGAGATAGAACTAAACTCTTCAAAAGATATTATTACAATAGAGATAGAAAATAAAGGTGATAGACCAGTTCAAGTGGGTTCTCACTATCATTTTTTTGAGGTAAATAAAGAGCTTAGTTTTGAAAGAGCCAAAGCTTATGGAAAAAGAATCGATATTCCAGCTGGAACATCTGTAAGATTTGAACCTGGAAGTAAAAAGAGTGTAAACTTGATAGATTTTGCAGGACGTAGATATATGAGTGGATTTAATGGTTTGGTTGAGGGCTTTTTAGACGATGAGACTACAAAAGCAAAAGCTATGGAAAATCTTTCAAAGTTTTTAGGAGAATAG
- the ureG gene encoding urease accessory protein UreG — protein sequence MALKIGIAGPVGSGKTSLIETLTNLLKDKYSLGIVTNDIYTTEDANYLKKTLDLDSQRILGVETGGCPHTAIRDDISMNQKAVVELEEKFNPDIVFVESGGDNLSATFSYELIDYYVYVIDVAQGADIPRKKGAGLLFSDLLIVNKIDLAPYVDIDLVDMEKDVRENRKNKPYVFISKKEPETLNQVISWIEALI from the coding sequence ATGGCATTAAAAATAGGAATAGCAGGACCAGTTGGAAGTGGAAAGACTTCACTAATAGAGACTTTAACAAATCTATTAAAAGATAAGTATAGTCTTGGAATTGTAACAAATGATATTTATACAACGGAAGATGCAAATTATCTAAAAAAAACTCTTGATTTAGATAGCCAAAGAATTCTTGGAGTTGAAACAGGTGGTTGTCCTCATACTGCAATAAGAGATGATATTTCGATGAATCAAAAAGCAGTAGTTGAGCTTGAAGAGAAGTTTAATCCAGATATTGTATTTGTAGAAAGTGGTGGAGATAATTTAAGTGCTACTTTTTCTTATGAATTAATTGATTATTATGTTTATGTAATTGATGTTGCTCAAGGTGCTGATATTCCAAGAAAAAAAGGTGCAGGATTATTGTTTTCTGACCTTTTAATCGTAAATAAAATAGATTTAGCTCCGTATGTTGATATAGATTTAGTTGATATGGAGAAAGATGTAAGGGAAAATAGAAAAAATAAACCTTATGTATTTATTTCAAAAAAAGAGCCCGAAACTTTAAATCAAGTTATTTCTTGGATTGAAGCACTAATTTAA
- a CDS encoding GTP pyrophosphokinase yields the protein MSKVNILNKYNENKKLYNNLKNKLVVLIKELLLDEVNYHYIYSRVKEKNSLEKKIDTKAGKYSIIDDITDVVGCRIISYFEDDVEKIVTIIKKEFDIDEENSINKKSMLESDKFGYLSYHLICKISERRLLLPEYKKYKDIKFEIQIRSILQHAWAEIEHDIGYKSSLGIPKELRRKFSRIAGLLETADENFCEIKKAIESYENKIGNDKNELLKTDLNLNSLQLFVENPIVIELDNYIVNADGRAFLNTKIDLNSLSRYLDRLSYFNIKTIEELNNLLITKKSIIEKFTTKFFHYLEEIEEIEEIEDENSFPKGITYFYLSYILLLELDNKKLQESYIHNFHSNDLDFLESIQEIYDSIK from the coding sequence GTGAGTAAAGTAAACATTCTGAATAAATACAATGAAAATAAGAAGTTATATAATAATCTAAAAAACAAGCTAGTTGTTTTAATAAAAGAGTTACTTCTTGATGAAGTAAATTATCATTACATATATAGTCGTGTAAAAGAAAAAAATAGTCTTGAAAAGAAGATAGATACTAAGGCAGGAAAATACTCAATTATTGATGATATTACTGATGTTGTTGGTTGTCGTATAATTTCATATTTTGAAGATGATGTAGAAAAAATAGTAACTATTATAAAAAAAGAATTTGATATTGATGAAGAAAACTCAATAAATAAGAAATCTATGTTAGAATCCGATAAATTTGGATATTTATCCTATCATTTAATATGCAAAATTTCTGAAAGAAGATTATTATTACCAGAATATAAAAAATACAAAGATATAAAATTTGAAATACAAATACGAAGTATCTTACAACATGCTTGGGCAGAAATAGAACATGACATAGGATATAAAAGTTCATTAGGGATTCCAAAAGAATTAAGAAGAAAATTTTCAAGAATTGCCGGATTACTTGAAACTGCTGATGAAAATTTCTGTGAAATAAAAAAAGCAATTGAATCTTATGAAAATAAAATTGGAAATGATAAAAATGAATTACTTAAAACGGACTTAAACTTAAATAGTTTACAGCTCTTTGTAGAAAATCCAATAGTGATTGAATTAGATAACTATATTGTAAATGCTGATGGTCGAGCATTTTTAAATACAAAAATTGATTTAAATTCTTTATCTAGGTATTTAGATAGATTATCTTATTTTAATATAAAAACCATTGAAGAATTAAATAATTTATTAATTACGAAAAAATCTATCATAGAAAAATTCACTACTAAGTTTTTCCACTATTTAGAAGAAATAGAAGAAATAGAAGAAATAGAAGATGAAAATTCATTTCCAAAAGGAATCACATATTTTTATTTATCATATATATTACTATTAGAATTAGATAATAAAAAACTGCAAGAAAGCTATATTCATAATTTTCATAGCAATGATTTAGATTTTTTAGAATCTATTCAAGAAATATATGATTCAATCAAATAA
- a CDS encoding urease accessory protein UreF: MQKTNLKSLSRFMQILDGSFPSGVFVHSFGLEPHILKEKIKDINSLKVYLENLIIDQYSKIEFVYVKKVYEALEKEKLGILKKLDNSLGTYLTFEFAKASRDIGQNYFVQIKNLVTKDIVKEYFSLIENKSCVGNEIIVLSAMAFDMDISMDDFIVMWTKKNLINIAVTTLKISRIKPSEIQKMLFEIDEILEKFDYKNIENKITNFNPLFEEIIFAHKNLEPKMFTT, from the coding sequence ATGCAAAAAACAAATCTAAAAAGCCTTAGCAGATTTATGCAAATACTTGATGGAAGTTTTCCCTCAGGTGTATTTGTTCACTCTTTTGGACTAGAGCCTCATATTTTAAAAGAGAAAATAAAAGATATAAATAGTTTAAAAGTCTATTTAGAAAATCTAATTATCGACCAATACTCTAAAATAGAGTTTGTTTATGTTAAAAAAGTTTATGAAGCTTTAGAAAAAGAGAAGTTAGGCATTTTAAAAAAACTTGATAATTCCCTTGGAACTTATTTAACTTTTGAGTTTGCAAAAGCTTCACGTGATATTGGACAAAACTATTTTGTGCAGATAAAAAATCTAGTAACAAAAGATATTGTAAAAGAGTATTTTTCTTTGATTGAGAATAAATCTTGCGTTGGAAATGAGATAATTGTATTAAGTGCTATGGCTTTTGATATGGATATTTCAATGGATGATTTTATTGTTATGTGGACAAAGAAAAATCTTATAAATATTGCTGTTACAACACTAAAAATATCAAGAATAAAACCAAGTGAAATACAAAAAATGCTTTTTGAAATTGATGAGATTTTAGAAAAGTTTGATTATAAAAATATAGAAAACAAAATCACAAATTTTAATCCACTTTTTGAAGAGATTATATTTGCACATAAAAATTTAGAACCAAAGATGTTTACAACTTAA
- the ureC gene encoding urease subunit alpha yields MKISKEKYASMYGPTVGDRFRLADTTLIAKIEKDYTIYGEESKFGGGKTVRDGMAQSPTAVDVADLIITNAIIIDYTGIYKADIGIKDGKILAIGKSGNPNLCDDITDGLEIGANTEILSAEGKIITAGGIDTHIHFISPGQINEALSSGVTTMIGGGTGPNTGTNATTCTPGEWNISKMIQSVDDLPLNFGFMGKGNSSSYEALKVQIEAGAMGLKLHEDWGSTPNAIDTCLSVADDFDVQVAIHTDTLNESGFVEATVGAFKNRTIHTFHSEGAGGGHAPDIMKVAGLANVLPSSTNPTLPYTKNTIEEHLDMLMVCHHLSPKIPEDVSFAESRIRGKTIAAEDVLHDLGAISITSSDSQAMGRVGEVIIRTWQVADSMKQQRGTLEGDDEKCDNNRIKRYIAKYTINPAIASGIDEYVGSVEVGKMADLVLWNRAFFGVKPEIIIKGGFIALAMMGDSNASIPTPEPNMYRPMFGSLGRASSKTSAIFTSKVASSNLKDKLGISKEVLPVKNVRNIGKADMKLNDFIGDIEIDSETYDVKINGELIESNYVEKVPMARRYFMF; encoded by the coding sequence ATGAAAATATCAAAAGAAAAATATGCTTCTATGTATGGACCAACTGTTGGTGATAGATTTAGACTGGCTGATACAACACTTATTGCTAAAATAGAAAAAGATTATACTATTTATGGTGAAGAGAGTAAGTTTGGTGGTGGAAAAACTGTACGTGATGGTATGGCTCAAAGTCCAACGGCTGTAGATGTTGCTGATTTGATTATTACAAATGCGATTATTATTGATTATACGGGAATTTATAAAGCTGATATTGGAATCAAAGATGGAAAAATCTTAGCTATTGGAAAATCAGGAAATCCAAATCTTTGTGATGATATTACAGATGGTTTAGAAATTGGAGCAAATACTGAAATTCTTTCAGCTGAGGGAAAAATCATAACTGCTGGTGGAATAGATACACATATTCACTTTATAAGTCCAGGTCAAATAAACGAGGCCTTAAGTAGTGGTGTAACTACTATGATAGGTGGAGGAACTGGACCAAATACTGGAACAAATGCCACAACTTGTACTCCAGGAGAGTGGAATATCAGTAAAATGATACAAAGTGTTGATGATTTACCTTTAAATTTTGGATTTATGGGAAAAGGAAATAGTTCATCATATGAAGCTTTAAAAGTGCAAATAGAAGCTGGAGCAATGGGATTAAAACTTCATGAAGATTGGGGAAGTACACCAAACGCTATTGATACTTGTTTAAGTGTTGCAGATGATTTTGATGTACAAGTTGCGATTCATACAGATACTCTTAATGAATCAGGATTTGTTGAAGCAACAGTTGGGGCATTTAAAAATAGAACAATACATACTTTCCATAGTGAGGGAGCAGGTGGTGGGCATGCACCTGATATTATGAAAGTGGCAGGCTTAGCAAATGTACTTCCATCAAGTACAAATCCAACTTTACCATATACAAAAAATACAATAGAAGAGCATCTTGATATGCTTATGGTTTGTCACCATTTAAGCCCAAAAATTCCTGAAGATGTTAGTTTTGCAGAATCAAGAATTAGAGGAAAAACAATTGCTGCTGAAGATGTGTTACATGATTTAGGAGCTATTTCAATCACAAGTAGCGATTCACAAGCTATGGGAAGAGTTGGAGAAGTAATCATACGAACTTGGCAAGTTGCAGACTCAATGAAACAACAAAGAGGAACACTTGAAGGTGATGATGAAAAATGTGATAATAATAGAATCAAAAGATATATTGCAAAATATACAATAAATCCTGCGATTGCTTCTGGAATTGATGAATATGTTGGAAGTGTTGAAGTTGGGAAAATGGCAGATTTAGTTTTATGGAATAGGGCATTTTTTGGAGTAAAACCTGAAATTATCATAAAAGGTGGATTTATTGCTCTTGCTATGATGGGTGATAGTAATGCTTCAATTCCTACACCTGAACCAAATATGTATAGACCTATGTTTGGAAGTCTTGGACGTGCAAGTAGTAAAACAAGTGCAATTTTTACTTCAAAAGTAGCTAGTTCAAATTTAAAAGATAAACTAGGAATTTCAAAAGAGGTATTACCAGTAAAAAATGTTAGAAATATTGGTAAAGCTGATATGAAACTAAATGATTTTATAGGTGATATTGAAATAGATAGTGAAACATATGATGTAAAAATCAATGGAGAGCTAATAGAATCAAATTATGTTGAAAAAGTGCCAATGGCAAGACGATATTTTATGTTTTAG